Proteins encoded together in one Amphiprion ocellaris isolate individual 3 ecotype Okinawa chromosome 14, ASM2253959v1, whole genome shotgun sequence window:
- the LOC129350554 gene encoding dysbindin-A-like has product MVSAHWEKRRTALIQLLEQLKSLPAFVSELDAITANIAHLEGDFEEMESRLVYLETLCSQCEQQTVKQHHINQLEVYKKQKRREVELLEVELNSEHAHKVAELEQAMQQKLKERQKVYEEAFIQDMEQYRSTGYLQHAEPVGADVCVLDEMTVTNMLDQEALDDFLNSTGDDISTGSSLTSGPDFRSCSSESLNQASPTNIQTSNQDAMWQQEEEVANGESDKPVVQSDEEDVQPDVALVVIQDVGTIKGSDESDSTGDLPSG; this is encoded by the exons ATGGTCTCAGCGCACTGGGAAAAAAGAAGAACGGCTCTGATACAACTACTGGAACAACTGAAAAGCTTACCAGCCTTTGTCAGCGAACTTGATGCCATCACTGCTAACATAG CTCATCTGGAGGGTGATTTTGAGGAGATGGAGAGCAGACTGGTATATCTGGAGACTCTGTGTTCTCAATGTGAGCAACAGACAGTCAAACAACATCATATCAACCAACTGGAAGTCTATAAGAAACAGAAGAG GAGGGAGGTGGAGTTGCTGGAAG TTGAACTGAATTCAGAGCATGCTCATAAGGTGGCAGAGTTGGAGCAGGCaatgcagcaaaaactgaaagaacGACAGAAAGTGTATGAAGAAGCCTTTATCCAGGACATGGAGCAATACCGGTCCACTGGATACCTACAGCATGCAG AACCAGTAGGAGCTGATGTGTGTGTTCTGGACGAGATGACAGTAACTAATATGTTAGACCAGGAGGCTTTGGATGACTTTCTGAACTCCACTGGGGATGACATCAGTACTGGATCATCACTGACCTCAG GTCCAGACTTCAGGTCCTGCTCTTCTGAATCTTTGAATCAAGCCTCTCCTACAAACATCCAAACATCCAACCAGGACGCAATGTGGCAGCAAGAAGAGGAAGTGGCCAATGGAGAGAGTGATAAGCCTGTGGTGCAATCAGATGAGGAGGATGTTCAACCAGATGTAGCTTTGGTTGTTATTCAGGATGTGGGCACAATCAAGGGCTCTGATGAGAGTGACTCTACAGGGGACCTACCCTCTGGGTGA